From Zingiber officinale cultivar Zhangliang chromosome 5B, Zo_v1.1, whole genome shotgun sequence, the proteins below share one genomic window:
- the LOC121983943 gene encoding uncharacterized protein LOC121983943 → MASQAFLDKMQLRQNYRNLWHTDLMGTVRADFPFCCLALWCGPCVSYMLRKRALYNDMSRYTCCAGYLPCSGRCGESRCPEFCLCTEVFLCFGNSVASTRFLLQDEFNIQTTQCDNCIIGFMFCLQQVACIFSIVAMIVGSSELQEASQILNCLSDLVYCSVCACMQTQHKIELDKRDGMFGPAPVMAVPPFQQMSRIDQPIPPPAGYAPSQPAYGQPYGYPPPAGSYPPPAGSYPPQGYPPAGYYPK, encoded by the exons TGGCGTCTCAGGCGTTCCTCGACAAGATGCAGCTCCGGCAGAACTACAGGAACCTCTGGCACACCGACCTCATGGGCACCGTACGAGCTGACTTCCCCT TTTGCTGTCTGGCGCTTTGGTG TGGGCCATGTGTCTCGTACATGCTTCGCAAACGAGCTCTTTACAATGACATGTCAAG GTACACATGTTGTGCGGGGTATCTACCATGCAGTGGAAGATGTGGAGAAAGTCGATGCCCAGAGTTTTGCCTTTGCACTGAG GTTTTCTTGTGCTTTGGAAATTCTGTTGCCTCAACTCGCTTCTTGCTCCAAGATGAGTTCAACATACAGACTACTCAATGTGATAACTGCATTATT GGATTCATGTTCTGTCTACAACAAGTTGCTTGCATCTTTTCCATTGTCGCGATGATCGTCGGAAGCTCAGAGCTCCAAGAGGCTTCCCAGATCCTGAATTGTTTGTCTGACCTCGTATACTGCTC AGTCTGCGCATGCATGCAG ACACAACATAAGATTGAGTTGGATAAGAGAGATGGCATGTTTGGACCAGCACCAGTGATGGCTGTGCCTCCATTCCAGCAAATGTCGCGGATTGATCAGCCTATTCCACCTCCTGCGGGCTACGCCCCCTCTCAGCCAGCTTATGGGCAACCTTATGGTTATCCTCCACCTGCTGGTTCATATCCTCCTCCTGCTGGTTCATACCCTCCACAAGGATATCCTCCTGCTGGCTACTACCCCAAGTAG